One genomic region from Leguminivora glycinivorella isolate SPB_JAAS2020 chromosome 8, LegGlyc_1.1, whole genome shotgun sequence encodes:
- the LOC125228593 gene encoding uncharacterized protein LOC125228593 isoform X1 — MRFYPLILKDKTRVSELERGKISCRVWSTFQAPREDGSLVKLRIQDLPENRRDDAVNLFLKYYIHDETLLKMAGISRNPEAVQEYQLLISQLIKNPSSLTMICCVDEEEGPQIVGVSLMSLIAVERQDLFRTSQPKTDEMRLYLKLEEIFDLRNKMKELQIASFYDDIGLIVHSRFRKLGIASELVKARYMACVAHNVAAIGASLTSLGTEKMAQKNHWHTVKQVRLDELGQHCGATCFDAAVNTIRLVIWKNPEFRTH; from the exons atgcgtttttacccgctgatattaaaggacaaaacacgtgtttccgagctagagaGGGGAAAAATCTCTTGTCGAGTGTGGTCCACGTTCCAAGCACCGAGAGAAGATGGTTCACTGGTGAAGTTGCGGATTCAAGATCTGCCGGAAAATCGGCGCGACGATGCAGTCaatttgtttttgaaatattaCATTCACGACGAAACACTTTTGAAGATGGCAG GCATTTCACGGAACCCAGAAGCGGTACAGGAGTACCAATTACTAATAAGTCAATTGATCAAAAATCCCTCTTCACTAACTATGATATGTTGCGTTGACGAGGAAGAGGGTCCACAAATAGTAGGCGTTTCTTTGATGTCCCTAATTGCAGTGGAACGACAGGACTTATTTAGAACTTCGCAG CCAAAAACTGATGAGATGCGgctatatttaaaattggaagAAATATTTGACCTGCGCAACAAAATGAAGGAGCTGCAAATAGCCTCGTTTTACGACGACATTGGTTTGATTGTTCACTCGCGATTCAGGAAACTAGGCATAGCGTCGGAATTAGTCAAGGCGAG ATACATGGCATGTGTGGCTCACAACGTCGCTGCAATTGGTGCTTCGCTGACATCTCTAGGCACTGAGAAGATGGCTCAGAAGAATCACTGGCATACAGTCAAGCAAGTGAGGCTAGATGAACTAGGACAACACTGTGGCGCTACTTGTTTCGATGCTGCAGTCAATACAATCAGGCTTGTTATCTGGAAGAACCCGGAATTCAGAAcacattaa
- the LOC125228593 gene encoding uncharacterized protein LOC125228593 isoform X2 — protein sequence MAGISRNPEAVQEYQLLISQLIKNPSSLTMICCVDEEEGPQIVGVSLMSLIAVERQDLFRTSQPKTDEMRLYLKLEEIFDLRNKMKELQIASFYDDIGLIVHSRFRKLGIASELVKARYMACVAHNVAAIGASLTSLGTEKMAQKNHWHTVKQVRLDELGQHCGATCFDAAVNTIRLVIWKNPEFRTH from the exons ATGGCAG GCATTTCACGGAACCCAGAAGCGGTACAGGAGTACCAATTACTAATAAGTCAATTGATCAAAAATCCCTCTTCACTAACTATGATATGTTGCGTTGACGAGGAAGAGGGTCCACAAATAGTAGGCGTTTCTTTGATGTCCCTAATTGCAGTGGAACGACAGGACTTATTTAGAACTTCGCAG CCAAAAACTGATGAGATGCGgctatatttaaaattggaagAAATATTTGACCTGCGCAACAAAATGAAGGAGCTGCAAATAGCCTCGTTTTACGACGACATTGGTTTGATTGTTCACTCGCGATTCAGGAAACTAGGCATAGCGTCGGAATTAGTCAAGGCGAG ATACATGGCATGTGTGGCTCACAACGTCGCTGCAATTGGTGCTTCGCTGACATCTCTAGGCACTGAGAAGATGGCTCAGAAGAATCACTGGCATACAGTCAAGCAAGTGAGGCTAGATGAACTAGGACAACACTGTGGCGCTACTTGTTTCGATGCTGCAGTCAATACAATCAGGCTTGTTATCTGGAAGAACCCGGAATTCAGAAcacattaa
- the LOC125228593 gene encoding uncharacterized protein LOC125228593 isoform X3, whose protein sequence is MICCVDEEEGPQIVGVSLMSLIAVERQDLFRTSQPKTDEMRLYLKLEEIFDLRNKMKELQIASFYDDIGLIVHSRFRKLGIASELVKARYMACVAHNVAAIGASLTSLGTEKMAQKNHWHTVKQVRLDELGQHCGATCFDAAVNTIRLVIWKNPEFRTH, encoded by the exons ATGATATGTTGCGTTGACGAGGAAGAGGGTCCACAAATAGTAGGCGTTTCTTTGATGTCCCTAATTGCAGTGGAACGACAGGACTTATTTAGAACTTCGCAG CCAAAAACTGATGAGATGCGgctatatttaaaattggaagAAATATTTGACCTGCGCAACAAAATGAAGGAGCTGCAAATAGCCTCGTTTTACGACGACATTGGTTTGATTGTTCACTCGCGATTCAGGAAACTAGGCATAGCGTCGGAATTAGTCAAGGCGAG ATACATGGCATGTGTGGCTCACAACGTCGCTGCAATTGGTGCTTCGCTGACATCTCTAGGCACTGAGAAGATGGCTCAGAAGAATCACTGGCATACAGTCAAGCAAGTGAGGCTAGATGAACTAGGACAACACTGTGGCGCTACTTGTTTCGATGCTGCAGTCAATACAATCAGGCTTGTTATCTGGAAGAACCCGGAATTCAGAAcacattaa